From a single Anaerolineaceae bacterium oral taxon 439 genomic region:
- a CDS encoding diguanylate cyclase — protein MSKYLLRRFLFAVIILIFGSLIIYTAIRFLPTSFIETTARQRSALPGAKPYNEILAELNKLYARDTSILDGFFKWFRNAMRGDWGTSWVFNKPVLAKFREVIWYSVFLNVVTLFVQTFISIPLGITAARNQYGKTDYFVTVFSLACISLPTFFLATVLKFIFSIKLGWFDLYGAVGRYHMQLSEFRKFLDLSHHMVLPVITLSMLSIGGMMRFTRTNMLEVLNADYIRTARAKGLPEDVVIRKHAFRNTLIPLVTYMSYLIPNLFAGSLITETLFQIPGIGFASYTAVTQGDIPFAMFYSFLSIALTQVSLLIADFMYAVVDPRVRIN, from the coding sequence ATGTCAAAATACCTGCTGCGCCGGTTTCTTTTCGCGGTGATTATCCTGATCTTCGGATCATTAATTATCTACACCGCGATTCGGTTCTTACCGACTTCCTTTATCGAAACGACCGCCCGGCAACGTTCCGCTCTTCCGGGAGCTAAACCCTACAACGAAATCTTAGCCGAGCTCAATAAACTGTACGCCCGCGACACGTCGATCCTGGACGGATTCTTTAAATGGTTCCGGAACGCAATGCGCGGCGACTGGGGGACCTCCTGGGTCTTCAACAAACCGGTCCTCGCGAAATTCAGGGAAGTTATCTGGTATTCGGTCTTCTTAAACGTCGTCACGCTCTTCGTCCAGACGTTTATCTCAATTCCGCTGGGGATCACGGCGGCGCGCAATCAGTATGGAAAAACCGACTACTTCGTGACCGTTTTCTCGTTAGCCTGTATCTCGCTCCCGACGTTCTTCCTGGCGACCGTGCTGAAATTCATTTTTTCCATTAAGTTAGGCTGGTTCGACCTGTATGGCGCCGTCGGCCGCTACCACATGCAGCTCAGCGAATTCAGGAAGTTCCTCGACCTGTCGCATCATATGGTGCTGCCGGTCATTACGCTTTCAATGCTGAGTATCGGCGGCATGATGCGCTTTACGCGAACGAACATGCTCGAAGTCCTCAACGCAGACTACATCCGCACCGCCCGGGCCAAAGGCCTTCCGGAGGACGTCGTCATCCGCAAGCACGCGTTCCGCAACACCCTGATCCCGCTGGTCACGTACATGTCCTACCTGATCCCGAACCTGTTCGCCGGATCGCTGATTACGGAAACGCTCTTTCAGATTCCCGGAATCGGCTTCGCGTCCTACACGGCCGTTACCCAGGGAGACATCCCCTTCGCCATGTTCTATTCGTTCCTGTCCATCGCGCTGACCCAGGTCAGCCTGCTGATCGCCGATTTCATGTACGCGGTCGTCGATCCGCGCGTCCGGATAAATTAG
- a CDS encoding ABC transporter permease, with translation MIGNEETFEFDGQRYAIVEDEDRTIVYLDSAGGEPFASISNLMIRAASRNIFLSVDFKNAFLEAIDEGHTTFTVADKNGDPVEYRISRTHNTYTIRTETVSELIDMYAFPSMRHPLGTDSNGMDVLTRLMYGGRVSLIVGFVVVFIETIIGVIIGGISGYFGGAADMLLMRFIDIFNTIPFYPIVFILGAIMDTIQIPPMKRIFVLMIAIGLNGWTSIARIVRGQILSLREQDFMVATRATGIRTMRQIFVHLVPNVMPLLIVQATLSLGSIIIIEATLSFLGIGIKYPYASWGSIINAATNLYVMTNYWFMWFPAGVLIFVTVLGFNFVGDGLRDAFDPKMK, from the coding sequence ATGATCGGGAACGAGGAAACGTTTGAGTTCGACGGCCAGCGGTACGCGATCGTCGAAGACGAAGATCGGACGATCGTCTATCTCGACAGCGCCGGCGGCGAACCGTTCGCCTCGATTTCGAACCTGATGATCCGCGCCGCGTCGAGGAATATCTTCCTGAGCGTCGATTTCAAGAACGCCTTCCTGGAAGCGATCGACGAGGGGCATACGACCTTTACCGTCGCCGACAAAAACGGGGACCCGGTCGAATACCGGATTTCCCGAACGCATAATACCTATACGATCCGGACTGAAACGGTTTCCGAACTGATCGATATGTATGCGTTCCCGTCCATGCGGCATCCGCTCGGGACCGACAGCAACGGCATGGACGTTTTGACGCGACTGATGTACGGCGGACGCGTTTCGCTGATCGTCGGTTTCGTCGTCGTCTTTATCGAAACGATTATCGGCGTCATTATCGGCGGAATCTCCGGCTATTTCGGCGGAGCCGCCGACATGCTGCTCATGCGCTTCATCGACATCTTCAATACGATCCCGTTTTATCCGATCGTCTTCATCCTTGGCGCGATCATGGACACGATCCAGATCCCCCCGATGAAACGGATTTTTGTGCTGATGATCGCGATCGGGCTGAACGGCTGGACGTCGATCGCCCGGATCGTCCGCGGCCAGATCCTTTCCCTCCGGGAACAGGACTTCATGGTCGCCACGCGCGCGACCGGGATCCGGACCATGCGGCAGATTTTCGTCCATCTCGTCCCGAACGTCATGCCGCTCCTGATCGTTCAGGCGACGCTTTCGCTCGGCTCGATTATTATCATTGAAGCAACGCTTTCGTTCCTTGGGATCGGGATCAAATACCCGTACGCTTCATGGGGCTCGATTATCAACGCCGCGACCAACCTGTACGTCATGACCAACTACTGGTTCATGTGGTTCCCGGCGGGCGTCCTGATCTTCGTTACCGTTCTCGGCTTCAACTTCGTCGGAGACGGCCTGCGCGATGCGTTTGACCCGAAGATGAAATAA
- a CDS encoding dipeptide/oligopeptide/nickel ABC transporter ATP-binding protein, with the protein MAFWNKKSTKKSLDANYISASDSARIARENRKITSAMERKRNRKNVPESEYLTEMRDPNNVVEFDDVHTYFYTDIGTVHAVDGVSFDVPASSTVGVVGESGCGKSVTALSLMQLVQRPQGQTVKGQIRVNLGDKAYDIVQTPTEAMRHIRGNEVSMIFQEPMTSLNPVFRVGAQIDEVIRMHNPSISKEDVRKRTLEMIEMVGIANQAGIYEMYPHQLSGGMRQRIMIAIALACSPKVVIADEPTTALDVTIQAQILDLFRSLKSRINASIILITHDLGVVAEMADYVVVMYSSRIVEKGTAREIFQNPCHPYTVGLMNSKPILNKKVDKLYSIPGSVPSPIDMPNHCYFRDRCDKRIARCNGAYPCQIQLSETHFVSCHLYESEDAK; encoded by the coding sequence ATGGCATTCTGGAATAAGAAATCTACGAAAAAATCGCTCGACGCGAATTATATTTCGGCGTCCGATTCGGCGAGAATCGCCCGCGAGAACCGGAAAATCACCTCCGCAATGGAACGGAAACGCAACCGAAAAAACGTTCCGGAATCGGAATATCTGACGGAAATGCGCGATCCGAATAACGTCGTTGAATTCGACGACGTTCATACTTATTTCTACACCGATATCGGCACTGTTCATGCCGTCGACGGCGTTTCGTTCGATGTCCCGGCGAGCTCGACCGTCGGCGTTGTCGGCGAGTCCGGCTGCGGGAAGTCCGTCACGGCGCTGTCGCTGATGCAGCTTGTCCAACGTCCGCAGGGACAAACCGTCAAAGGCCAGATCCGCGTCAACCTCGGCGACAAGGCCTACGATATCGTCCAGACGCCGACCGAGGCCATGCGCCATATTCGCGGCAATGAAGTCTCCATGATCTTCCAGGAACCGATGACGTCGCTCAACCCGGTTTTTCGCGTCGGCGCACAGATCGACGAAGTCATCCGGATGCACAATCCCAGCATATCGAAAGAGGACGTCAGAAAACGCACGCTGGAAATGATCGAGATGGTCGGGATCGCGAATCAGGCCGGCATCTACGAAATGTATCCGCATCAGCTTTCCGGCGGAATGCGTCAGCGGATCATGATCGCGATCGCCCTCGCCTGCAGCCCGAAAGTCGTTATCGCCGACGAACCGACGACCGCGCTCGACGTCACCATCCAGGCGCAGATTCTCGACCTGTTCCGGAGCCTGAAATCCCGGATCAACGCCTCGATTATCCTGATTACCCATGACCTGGGCGTCGTCGCCGAAATGGCCGATTACGTCGTCGTCATGTATTCGAGCCGGATCGTCGAGAAAGGAACCGCGCGCGAAATCTTCCAAAACCCCTGCCATCCGTATACCGTCGGATTGATGAACTCCAAGCCGATCCTCAATAAAAAAGTTGATAAGCTATACTCAATCCCCGGTTCGGTACCCAGCCCGATCGACATGCCGAACCACTGTTATTTCCGCGATCGCTGTGATAAGCGGATCGCCCGCTGCAACGGCGCGTATCCCTGCCAGATTCAACTGTCAGAGACCCATTTTGTCAGCTGCCACCTTTACGAATCGGAGGATGCGAAATGA